AGGCTTTACTTTCTTGCCTAAAGATTGAGTGGACACAGAACGCAGTAATTTTCAGTTGATCAGAAGGATGCCGGAAAGGcacgaaataataaaaaaaaaattaagtaacaGAAAAGCTTCATTGCGTGCAATCAATGGTAATCATGAACGTAGTCATGAAATTAGACCGTAAATCTTGATTAACTCTATTCCAATTCCGAATCTATAAGAACAACACGTGAAAATGCCATTTTATTTTCTCTCTTTTTTAATGGGTGTGCGAGTAGCGCAGGGCGCCATGGAGGGGTTTGTCCTCGAAGGCACCAAAACGCAGATAAAGTACTACCCCCATTCAGTGTATTTTAATATATACTGTACAGATAGTACGTACATTTGTGGGGGCTCGATTCTGAATCAGCGTATAATGTTGACCGCTGCACACTGCGTGGAAGACTGCAAAGGCAAGAATCGTTTAAATGTGCTGATTAAATATGGCCACGAGTATATAAACAGTATGAAGTCGACGCAGATGAAGGATTTCATAATGCACGAACATTACGACGATGACACGATGAACAATGACATTGCACTGGTGATGGGAACTAGAGCCCTGCCGCTGGGAAACGTGGTCAAAAGGGTCATACTGATGCCTTCACCACCGAAACTTAAGTTGGCCTACATAGCGGGCTGGGGTGTAATGAACGTAGGTACCTAACCaaacttaatttttataatgttttcATATTATGGTCATCTTCTTTGTCCTGTTTCATTCCAGTTACGCGGCTTTCCCTATCATGGGATGGGCCGCCATTTGttttatagaatagaatagaatagaatttattgatcacagtaagcacaaattGTAGCATTCGCGCATAATTTTATCATGTATTTCTGGACATTATTTTGTTATCCACAAATAAGgcttaaaagcctacttgcaaagtAAATTTATGTGaatttcttatatatttttgtACCGGTTCGTCTTGTAGTACCGCCAAGACGTGTCCCTCACGTTACTGGAGGCAGTTCAAGAGGTGCAGCCTTTGTCAGTGTGCAAGAAGATGGGACTGCGGCCCAGAGGCACCTTCTGCGCGGGCGTCGTCTCTGGCCCGGGGAACCCTGATTCGtaagtggatacagtggattttgaacacatcatcatttcagccactggaCGTTCACTCCTGAACATAAGCCTTTTAAATAAAGCCTTCCCcaatagacaatttgacaccattccccaataattcgaaatcacaacttttctaaaaagacacttcattctgatcttaaaaatttaatttattttaatttacatgtaaattacggtcgcattgtaatttaaaaaaagtagtttatttgagttgacaaaatagtgacgtcacttgcttgtagtgccataccaaatctatgggagagtttcgttttgacagtttaaaaagtatagttccaaaatactgaactgtcctatgcatgacattgacagtggggcgccaccgtcaataccggatcgctggttccgatttttgccatgttggaaaccatatagttgaactatggtagcgccccccagtcattgagtttggtgggacagttcagcgtgggtcatgaACACCTCTATGTTGGATATAGATAATAGATATATACATACAAATAGGTTTAATACCTCTGTGGTCAAGTGATCTCTCGACTGGGTGATTCTGGGTACAATTTGTTAATTGGgtattttgatttgtttcaCTTTTGACTGTCTCCCCGAGCAAAGTTTTTGCGTTGCACTTTGCCTGAGTGCGTTATTAAACTAATTCATTTTTCGCAGGGGCGACTCAGGCAGCGCGTTGGTAGGCAAGAATCACGTACAAATTGGACTGGTCTCCTACAAAGTTAGCCACTACAGCCTAGTGATGTACACCAACGTATCATATCACTTCTACTGGATACGGAATAACGCTCAAAAACTGTACTGTCGACACAATTTAgggtagtaaataaataaatgaatagaGATGAACAGTTGCTTCGTTATTAACAAACGGTTTATGAATATTAAACATGAAAGAATTGTAAGTTGATTGAAAAGTTTCTAATATCAGTGTGTACGACCCAAGCTCGAAAAGTTATATAATATATCCATTATCCATGAAAGAATGTAAGGATGGATGTTAACTTTATTcgcttattattttaattagttcGATAAAATCTTCGGTAACATCTCCGGACTACCAGGACCGTTAGTCGATCTGTTCTTTACTTACTTTACGACCGCAACAATACTATGATTGAGTATCGGGTGTATTTTAGTATAATAGCTGCTTTTTGTAGCAATAGGTAGACTTTGCCGGCGGCAAAgactttcacatttatcatattcgtataaaaaatatgacatcgcttacataataatattttatgtattcaaTTTCGTATAGTAGAGTTGGAGTATGGCAGGAAATAATAGAAAACCTTGTTTTTATTAcatctaggtaggtacttagtgaaTATTACTGATGATTTGATGATGACAGGATATCAAATGAtgataaagtaaaatatatttcatcgATTAATCACTTACACGTCATTGCGAGAAATGTCCGTGCAAATTAATGGCAATCATGAACATAACCATGAAATAAGACCGTAAAACTTGATTAATTCCATTTTGATTCTGAATCTACGAGAACAACACGCAAAAATGCCATTTaagtttctttcttttttaatgGGGCTGCAAGTAGCGCAAGCCGCGATGGAAGGGTTTGTCCTCGACGGCAACAAAACGGAGATAAAAAACTACCCCCATTCAGTGTATTTTAATATATATTGTGCAGATACGTCGTACATTTGTGGGGGCTCGATTCTAAACCAGCGGATAATGTTGACCGCTGGACACTGCTTGGAGGACTGCCATGGGAAGAATC
This genomic interval from Ostrinia nubilalis chromosome 3, ilOstNubi1.1, whole genome shotgun sequence contains the following:
- the LOC135088232 gene encoding mast cell protease 1A-like, whose amino-acid sequence is MPFYFLSFLMGVRVAQGAMEGFVLEGTKTQIKYYPHSVYFNIYCTDSTYICGGSILNQRIMLTAAHCVEDCKGKNRLNVLIKYGHEYINSMKSTQMKDFIMHEHYDDDTMNNDIALVMGTRALPLGNVVKRVILMPSPPKLKLAYIAGWGVMNYRQDVSLTLLEAVQEVQPLSVCKKMGLRPRGTFCAGVVSGPGNPDSGDSGSALVGKNHVQIGLVSYKVSHYSLVMYTNVSYHFYWIRNNAQKLYCRHNLG